Proteins from one Paenibacillus amylolyticus genomic window:
- a CDS encoding ATP-dependent DNA helicase produces the protein MLHYAKQDNDRIQISDIKGIALNQVLSDLKDLSLRLSIMTSRHEREIDDAFEAINGLITLIHVLAEKEDNYLLWASSPLGVATISICPKDISQFLKYALFNGKVPVILTSATLCQGGDTLEEQYAYLTHSLGYTGEFMDRKSSPFDYTNHAMMYISNNVPYYQHDQRENYLEAAYKELVILCNLTQGRTIVLFSAKEDMKYIHQKLRSRGSENTWSVHVQKEGSSQDSVISEFRKSKGVLLGTGVFWEGVNIEGSDLSQIIIFRLPFPVPSDPVYEYKASVTENPFMEVYVPDMLLRLRQGTGRLIRSETDLGILSILDSRLSAAAKKSYRGQVLDTLPFQKVTEDFAVLEKFVQKKE, from the coding sequence TTGCTTCATTATGCGAAGCAGGACAACGATCGAATCCAAATATCGGATATCAAAGGAATAGCGTTGAACCAAGTCTTGAGTGATTTGAAAGATCTCAGTCTGCGCCTTTCCATTATGACCTCACGTCATGAGCGGGAGATCGATGACGCTTTTGAAGCTATCAACGGGCTGATTACCCTCATCCATGTCTTGGCTGAAAAAGAAGATAACTATCTCTTATGGGCAAGCAGTCCCCTCGGAGTAGCCACGATCAGCATCTGTCCGAAAGATATCAGCCAATTTCTGAAATACGCTTTATTTAATGGCAAGGTGCCTGTCATCCTAACGTCTGCAACGCTGTGCCAAGGTGGAGATACATTGGAGGAACAATACGCTTATCTGACACATTCCCTCGGGTATACGGGCGAGTTCATGGATCGCAAATCCTCCCCTTTTGACTACACGAATCATGCCATGATGTACATCTCGAATAACGTTCCATATTACCAGCATGACCAGCGAGAAAACTATCTTGAAGCAGCTTATAAGGAACTGGTCATACTCTGTAATCTGACTCAGGGAAGAACCATCGTCCTTTTCTCAGCAAAGGAGGACATGAAGTACATTCACCAGAAGTTGCGTTCGAGGGGGAGTGAAAATACATGGTCAGTCCATGTTCAAAAAGAGGGATCTTCACAGGACAGTGTCATCTCCGAGTTCAGGAAAAGCAAAGGTGTGCTCCTGGGTACCGGTGTATTCTGGGAAGGTGTGAATATCGAGGGCTCTGACCTGTCCCAGATTATTATTTTCCGTTTGCCCTTCCCTGTTCCTTCCGATCCTGTGTATGAATATAAAGCATCTGTAACGGAGAATCCGTTCATGGAGGTGTATGTACCGGACATGCTTCTTCGGTTAAGGCAAGGAACCGGTCGCTTGATTCGTAGTGAAACCGACCTTGGCATACTCAGCATACTTGACTCCCGTCTCAGCGCAGCGGCTAAAAAGAGTTACCGGGGACAGGTGCTGGACACGTTGCCGTTCCAAAAAGTAACGGAGGATTTTGCGGTTCTGGAGAAGTTTGTCCAGAAAAAGGAATAG
- a CDS encoding carbohydrate ABC transporter permease, with product MYHKTTGYRVFSYFNYAFMILAGLACFLPLLHLLAQSLSSKAAISGNMVSFWPVGFNVDAYVKTFNNSNFNGAMLTSITRTVLGTTISMFILTCAGYALSKEFRGRNVLMWFFIFTMLFSGGLIPSYILITALGLKDTIWALVLPGAFGAYNLILLVNFFKTIPKALEEAAFIDGASFFVILSKIYLPLSLPGIATVSLFIMVGHWNSWFDGILYMSDASKYPLASFLQTVVVQSNMQSMAMSQSEVAAMSEQSIKAAQIFVSTLPIILVYPFLQRYFVKGIVLGAVKE from the coding sequence ATGTACCACAAAACGACAGGCTATAGAGTATTTTCCTACTTTAATTACGCGTTCATGATACTGGCAGGTCTGGCGTGTTTTCTACCACTGCTTCATCTATTGGCACAATCACTGAGCAGCAAAGCGGCTATTAGCGGTAATATGGTGTCATTTTGGCCGGTTGGTTTCAACGTGGACGCCTATGTAAAAACATTCAACAATTCCAATTTTAACGGTGCCATGCTGACATCCATCACTCGGACCGTATTAGGTACAACCATTAGCATGTTTATCCTTACCTGTGCAGGATATGCCCTGTCCAAGGAATTCAGGGGGCGCAACGTGCTCATGTGGTTTTTTATCTTCACCATGCTCTTCTCGGGGGGATTGATACCTTCTTACATATTGATCACAGCCCTTGGACTAAAGGACACCATATGGGCGCTTGTGTTACCGGGAGCATTTGGTGCTTATAATCTGATTCTTCTCGTCAACTTTTTCAAAACAATTCCCAAAGCCCTGGAAGAAGCGGCATTCATTGATGGAGCGTCCTTCTTCGTCATTCTCAGCAAAATATATTTGCCATTATCTCTGCCGGGCATTGCAACCGTATCCCTGTTCATTATGGTGGGGCACTGGAACTCGTGGTTTGACGGGATTTTGTACATGTCGGATGCAAGTAAGTATCCGCTGGCCTCATTCCTGCAGACCGTTGTAGTACAGAGCAATATGCAGAGTATGGCGATGAGCCAGTCCGAGGTGGCAGCCATGTCGGAACAAAGTATCAAGGCAGCTCAGATTTTTGTCAGCACGCTACCGATCATTTTGGTTTATCCCTTTTTGCAACGATATTTCGTGAAGGGGATTGTACTAGGAGCCGTCAAAGAATAG
- a CDS encoding response regulator — protein sequence MRLLIVDDGHYVVEYMKHLLDWKTFGIDQIETMTNSIEARDMLTQTPIDILITDIRMPEVSGIDLLQHIHQHNLPTKVIILSGYSEFEYAQQGIRLGALDYLLKPVDKDDVEKAMSKAINNITKTRPAQSIIWENFNGLEFLLSLLGHNESLRKQYEAFAEFMGNRRFCCLKLEGFTQEHQRVLKHAVGDKLNRLIWVVGKQLIACVPEEAAAELTIKLDQLMVSPPLVLNDQHVTRQMFYKFFHNEDVWPEDFIGMFNHSPSCGDWESAGNILKKYDQICFRKQKIIFLMETILYVYLTDKDRDASETLDWIFNQLRHPDELSSTLMDRVNRIRNNKQMSIQTIVDKVQTYIEEHLSHGLSLDELGKVAHLHPVYFSKLFKQETGENVSNYISRKRLEKASQLLQDSELRVADIAQMVGYRKNQYFIQLFKVEYGVTPYQYRRNMIHQ from the coding sequence ATGCGATTATTAATTGTGGATGACGGTCATTATGTCGTTGAGTATATGAAGCACCTGCTCGATTGGAAAACCTTCGGAATTGATCAGATTGAGACGATGACCAATTCAATTGAAGCAAGGGACATGCTGACTCAAACCCCTATCGATATTCTGATCACTGACATCCGGATGCCTGAGGTCTCAGGTATTGATCTGCTTCAACATATCCACCAACATAACTTGCCAACCAAAGTGATCATTCTTTCCGGCTACTCCGAGTTCGAATATGCGCAGCAAGGAATCCGTTTGGGTGCGCTGGACTATCTGCTCAAACCTGTCGACAAGGATGATGTGGAGAAAGCCATGTCCAAAGCCATCAACAATATTACAAAGACACGACCCGCTCAATCGATCATATGGGAGAACTTCAATGGATTAGAGTTTCTGCTATCGCTGCTTGGACATAACGAGTCATTAAGAAAGCAATATGAGGCTTTTGCTGAATTTATGGGAAACCGTCGCTTTTGCTGTCTCAAGCTGGAGGGGTTCACACAGGAACATCAGCGCGTTCTAAAACATGCTGTCGGGGACAAATTGAATCGTCTCATATGGGTTGTCGGGAAGCAATTGATCGCTTGTGTTCCGGAAGAAGCTGCTGCAGAACTAACCATTAAACTGGATCAATTGATGGTGTCTCCTCCCCTTGTGTTGAATGATCAACACGTGACCCGACAGATGTTCTACAAGTTCTTTCATAATGAGGACGTGTGGCCAGAAGACTTCATTGGCATGTTCAACCATTCCCCATCATGCGGCGATTGGGAGTCTGCCGGAAATATCCTAAAGAAATATGATCAAATCTGCTTCCGTAAGCAAAAAATTATCTTTCTTATGGAAACCATTCTATATGTATATCTGACGGATAAGGATCGTGATGCTTCTGAAACCTTGGATTGGATATTCAATCAGTTACGGCACCCTGATGAACTATCCTCAACTCTCATGGATCGGGTCAATCGGATCCGAAACAACAAACAGATGTCCATTCAAACCATCGTCGACAAAGTGCAAACGTACATTGAAGAACACCTGTCACACGGTCTTAGTCTGGATGAACTGGGCAAAGTTGCCCATCTCCATCCTGTCTACTTTTCCAAACTGTTTAAACAGGAGACCGGCGAAAATGTGTCCAATTACATTTCCAGAAAGAGGTTGGAGAAGGCTTCGCAACTTCTTCAAGATTCGGAACTCCGTGTAGCCGATATAGCCCAGATGGTTGGTTATCGAAAAAATCAATATTTTATCCAGTTGTTCAAAGTGGAATACGGAGTCACGCCCTATCAGTACCGCAGAAATATGATCCATCAATGA
- a CDS encoding DinB family protein — MVERPNTDEYGAFYEGYIRLVPEGNIIDRLELQANIVPTLLSSLTEEQANYRYAEGKWSVKEVIGHLLDNERIMSSRLLRIARGDKTNHPSYDQDVLMQSHPFNAYTVADLSEEYAVTRRSTILMLRRLTPEAWLCRCIISENPASARSIAYVMAGHELHHLSVLRDRYSIDLKL; from the coding sequence ATGGTTGAACGACCTAACACAGATGAATATGGAGCTTTTTATGAAGGTTACATCCGGCTGGTGCCTGAAGGGAACATCATCGATCGCTTGGAACTGCAAGCCAACATCGTACCAACGTTGCTCTCTTCATTAACAGAGGAGCAAGCAAATTATCGTTACGCCGAAGGCAAATGGAGCGTGAAGGAGGTCATTGGCCATCTTCTGGATAACGAACGCATTATGAGCAGTCGATTGCTTCGCATCGCCAGAGGTGATAAAACAAATCACCCCAGCTACGATCAGGACGTGCTTATGCAGAGCCATCCCTTCAATGCGTATACGGTGGCCGATTTGAGCGAAGAATATGCGGTCACACGCCGATCAACCATTCTTATGCTCCGTCGCCTCACACCGGAAGCTTGGCTCTGTAGATGCATTATTAGTGAAAATCCTGCTTCAGCTCGATCGATTGCATATGTTATGGCTGGTCATGAGCTTCACCATTTATCTGTACTTCGCGATCGCTATTCAATCGATTTGAAATTATAA
- a CDS encoding DEAD/DEAH box helicase: MNWLNELYQTNKREPDKEIERSLVNAIFRIYDRFPRIGLRERIGQQEMSLDIADAYIHGHNAMIEAGVGIGKSFGYLIPSLLTNQMSQKPVIIATSSIQLSEQIHKDLRIIGSRLGFTTVRSVVGKGMGQYACRSRAAECISPDSEDATSSVVCPCPAYIRL; this comes from the coding sequence ATGAATTGGTTAAATGAACTCTATCAAACAAATAAGCGGGAACCGGACAAGGAAATCGAACGTTCTCTGGTTAATGCCATCTTCCGAATATATGACCGTTTCCCTCGAATCGGCCTTAGAGAGCGGATCGGACAGCAAGAAATGTCCCTCGATATAGCCGATGCTTATATCCATGGCCATAACGCCATGATTGAAGCCGGTGTGGGAATAGGCAAGTCGTTTGGGTATCTGATTCCAAGTCTGCTCACGAATCAAATGTCTCAAAAACCAGTCATTATAGCGACCTCTTCCATTCAGCTTTCGGAACAGATACATAAGGATTTAAGGATTATTGGCAGCCGGCTGGGATTCACAACCGTTCGCTCGGTCGTGGGGAAAGGCATGGGTCAGTATGCCTGCCGAAGCAGAGCAGCGGAATGCATCAGTCCTGATTCTGAAGATGCGACCTCCTCCGTGGTCTGCCCTTGCCCAGCGTATATTAGATTATGA
- a CDS encoding PLP-dependent aminotransferase family protein: protein MSNEIIDFSKYQPDLSKFPYDEWNNRLYAEIRQREHHLDNTSSIVSSMGEPKLREAIAAYLRRMRGIQVDPDHIAVTAGSMQAIALLTQLLADPGDHVVTESPCYVGISKAILAAGAQLIEANLDGQGVVPQDWEARMLFVTPSRQFPTGEMLSLERRQTLLDWAHRHDAMIVEDDYDSEFRYRGMHVEPLKTLDKAGRVIYLGSFTKTLPFEVRLGFVVLPPTLADTFRKAQALYEPRPVNLIEQRALAAFMTSGQYERHLRRMNRLYSRKFHLLLKLLNQQLSTWFDWVENEAGLHVFGWWRGNVSTYESFRASAKSQGVVYSEVSSSTAAGTKYGLYLSFAHLSDAQLQEGVSRLKNAVTTP from the coding sequence GTGAGCAACGAAATTATCGACTTTAGCAAATACCAACCCGACTTATCCAAATTCCCTTACGATGAATGGAACAATCGATTGTATGCAGAGATTAGGCAGCGTGAGCACCATCTGGATAACACATCTTCTATTGTGAGTTCAATGGGGGAACCGAAATTGAGAGAAGCCATTGCTGCCTACCTTCGAAGAATGCGGGGAATTCAAGTTGATCCGGATCATATTGCCGTGACTGCTGGCTCCATGCAAGCCATTGCTCTGCTCACTCAATTACTTGCAGATCCAGGGGATCATGTCGTGACGGAAAGCCCTTGTTATGTCGGAATTTCTAAAGCTATTTTGGCCGCGGGTGCCCAGTTAATTGAAGCCAATCTCGATGGTCAGGGCGTTGTGCCCCAAGACTGGGAAGCGCGCATGTTGTTTGTCACGCCCTCACGACAGTTTCCCACTGGCGAAATGCTCAGTCTTGAACGCAGACAGACCTTGTTAGACTGGGCACATCGTCATGATGCCATGATTGTCGAAGATGATTATGATAGTGAATTCCGATATCGCGGGATGCATGTTGAACCGTTGAAAACACTGGATAAGGCTGGGCGCGTAATCTACCTGGGCAGCTTCACTAAAACACTACCTTTTGAAGTACGACTTGGTTTTGTAGTTCTCCCTCCCACCTTGGCAGACACCTTTAGAAAGGCACAGGCTTTATACGAGCCAAGACCTGTTAATCTGATCGAACAACGGGCGTTAGCAGCATTTATGACAAGCGGACAATATGAGCGTCATCTGCGCAGGATGAATCGACTATACAGTCGTAAATTCCATCTCTTACTCAAACTTTTGAACCAGCAACTGTCTACATGGTTTGATTGGGTGGAGAATGAAGCGGGTCTGCACGTATTCGGCTGGTGGCGAGGCAATGTATCCACGTATGAGTCCTTTCGGGCATCGGCTAAGTCACAGGGTGTGGTATACTCAGAAGTCAGCAGTTCAACCGCTGCTGGTACGAAATATGGGTTATATTTGTCTTTTGCACATTTGTCAGATGCACAGTTACAGGAAGGCGTATCCCGTTTGAAAAATGCCGTTACAACACCATAG
- a CDS encoding ABC transporter permease subunit encodes MYVLCIPAFVFVCIFSYGPMVGLLMAFQDYKPWLGITGSRWIGLDNFERIFQYKEATQAIVNTLIIAVSKIIVGIIVPIVMAILLSEIRNMGIKKSVQTLVYLPHFLSWVTVAGLMIDILGLDGGINHILTRIFGNDPIYFLGNPDLFRFTVVISDVWKSFGFGMIVYLATIAGINPSYYEAAEIDGATRRQQIRYVTLPSMLPMIIVISTLSLGNILDAGFDQVFNLYNPLVYSTGDIIDTYVYRSSLLNGQYGFGTAVGLFKSGISLILIVVSYRLAYKYANYKIF; translated from the coding sequence TTGTACGTCCTGTGTATTCCCGCTTTTGTGTTTGTCTGCATCTTTTCTTATGGGCCGATGGTAGGGTTGCTCATGGCATTTCAGGACTACAAACCATGGCTTGGCATCACAGGTTCACGGTGGATCGGGCTAGATAACTTCGAACGAATTTTCCAGTACAAAGAAGCTACACAAGCGATCGTCAATACGCTGATTATCGCCGTTTCCAAAATTATCGTTGGCATCATCGTTCCGATCGTCATGGCTATTCTGCTGAGCGAGATCCGAAATATGGGCATTAAGAAAAGTGTTCAGACATTGGTGTATCTGCCGCATTTCTTGTCCTGGGTTACCGTGGCAGGCTTGATGATCGACATTCTCGGATTGGACGGCGGCATTAATCACATCTTGACACGGATTTTTGGAAACGATCCCATTTACTTCTTGGGTAATCCTGATCTGTTCCGATTCACGGTTGTCATTAGTGATGTGTGGAAGAGCTTTGGCTTCGGCATGATTGTTTATCTGGCGACCATAGCGGGAATCAACCCTTCTTATTATGAAGCGGCCGAGATCGATGGAGCCACACGCCGGCAGCAGATTCGTTACGTCACCTTGCCTAGCATGTTACCCATGATTATCGTCATTTCTACACTGAGTCTGGGCAATATTCTGGACGCGGGCTTTGATCAGGTGTTCAATCTGTACAATCCGCTTGTTTACAGTACAGGAGATATCATTGACACCTATGTCTACCGTTCATCCTTGTTAAACGGACAATACGGCTTCGGGACCGCTGTAGGACTGTTCAAATCGGGAATTAGCCTGATCTTGATCGTTGTCTCCTACAGGCTGGCCTATAAATACGCCAATTACAAAATATTCTAA
- a CDS encoding discoidin domain-containing protein gives MIKGKSWMAVVIALMLISVHLTSLAQTVHADGEETQIAATLFVLKNESKVSNAKIHWAPVQGATSYELYRSENNAPYTLLQTLKGITTDDYDLNLGSTYTYQVKAYGGTSLLTSAVSPEYIPYSLPDHLTTFDNTTQSTLKLPNELKVGDTYYRFNFVQKSSGGFGEMIQQTSTDDITYGNDKVVLSYTDHPDLANSKFEGINILYHAPTNKFVFWAHYENSTDYTLARVSVASATPGEDFTFHKSFRPEGNESRDISIFIDDDDSAYLISTANNNSDTILYQLTSDWLDVDHQVSVIYQSQHRELPKMIKKDGIYYLFSSQAAGWYPSIPLYSSATSIDGDWSELRTIGNTSTFSAQSGSVMRVKPDTGNNVVMVAYRWMFGWAGTPNGTTEERLLPIWFSDGYAFYDYFDQVLYNTSDDILIPVQNGRLLSQGKPATAQTATGTNPASYANDGNYQTEWVGTGSSWPHWWKVDLGSVKSLSNVQISWWMQKGSEGFYRYKIETSTDNVNWTVALDRTNNTSYGFTSDSLSNTTARYVRINMLNATLHNNPNNWYTPRLWEVKVFGSDIN, from the coding sequence ATGATCAAAGGTAAATCGTGGATGGCTGTCGTCATTGCATTGATGTTGATAAGCGTGCATTTAACGTCCTTAGCTCAAACTGTTCATGCTGATGGCGAAGAGACCCAGATTGCTGCAACACTGTTTGTATTGAAAAATGAATCCAAAGTATCCAATGCCAAAATCCATTGGGCACCTGTCCAGGGAGCGACTTCATACGAGTTGTACAGATCCGAGAACAATGCACCTTATACATTATTACAGACATTAAAAGGGATAACGACAGATGATTACGACCTCAATTTAGGTAGCACATACACGTATCAAGTGAAGGCATACGGTGGAACTTCCTTGTTAACCTCCGCTGTCTCGCCAGAATATATCCCGTACAGCCTCCCAGATCACCTCACCACTTTTGATAATACCACGCAATCCACTCTCAAGCTCCCGAATGAACTTAAAGTGGGGGATACCTACTACAGGTTTAACTTTGTACAAAAGTCATCCGGTGGTTTTGGCGAAATGATTCAGCAGACGTCGACGGATGATATCACGTATGGTAACGACAAAGTGGTCCTTTCCTACACGGATCATCCCGATCTGGCCAATTCTAAATTTGAAGGAATTAATATCCTGTACCATGCGCCCACGAACAAATTCGTTTTTTGGGCTCACTATGAGAACAGTACAGACTACACACTTGCCAGAGTATCGGTAGCTTCGGCCACGCCCGGAGAAGACTTTACATTCCACAAAAGCTTCCGGCCGGAAGGAAACGAGTCCAGAGATATCTCCATTTTCATAGATGATGATGATTCGGCATATCTGATCTCGACAGCCAATAATAATTCGGACACGATTCTGTATCAATTGACCTCAGACTGGTTGGATGTCGATCATCAGGTTTCGGTTATTTATCAGAGTCAACACAGGGAACTGCCCAAAATGATCAAAAAAGATGGCATTTATTATCTGTTCTCTTCCCAAGCGGCAGGTTGGTATCCAAGCATACCTTTGTATTCATCAGCAACAAGCATAGATGGAGATTGGTCTGAATTACGGACGATTGGTAACACGTCGACTTTCTCGGCGCAGTCTGGTTCAGTTATGCGGGTGAAGCCAGATACGGGCAACAACGTAGTTATGGTTGCGTATCGCTGGATGTTCGGCTGGGCAGGTACGCCAAATGGAACAACGGAGGAACGTCTGCTTCCTATCTGGTTCTCCGATGGTTACGCATTTTATGATTATTTTGATCAAGTGTTGTACAACACAAGCGATGATATTCTAATTCCTGTTCAGAATGGGAGACTGCTGTCACAAGGCAAACCTGCAACAGCGCAAACGGCTACCGGAACGAACCCGGCAAGTTATGCGAATGATGGCAACTATCAAACCGAATGGGTAGGTACAGGCAGTTCCTGGCCGCATTGGTGGAAGGTCGACCTCGGCTCTGTTAAGTCATTAAGCAATGTGCAGATCTCCTGGTGGATGCAAAAAGGCTCCGAAGGATTTTACAGATATAAAATTGAGACGAGTACGGATAATGTGAACTGGACCGTGGCACTGGACCGAACCAATAACACATCTTATGGTTTCACCTCAGACAGCCTATCAAACACTACTGCCAGGTATGTAAGAATTAATATGCTAAATGCGACGCTCCACAACAACCCTAACAACTGGTACACCCCAAGGTTATGGGAAGTGAAGGTATTTGGATCGGATATCAACTAA
- a CDS encoding histidine kinase: MIRKMYMKRFIYFFVFFLLLTLSLFFVMNRLSSNTLEDNLIGASKNQLDYVTGILDGIIYEANMYGVQYAADSDVRFYQRHVIELSNYDSQMKKNDIVDRLRQTLLSSRSIESIGIYWKSEETFLSTNSTPEARLPFKDVHQRGWQIVGNSLYYFALYPYIQKSGLSEPTQYVVGVKLNTDYLKNLLRKAVNNDSSNAFFWFNTEQLWSEKEVDHDLLKAVTDMLSPQTDVTLKYDYHTKSDDYYVLSRYIESIDAYLITYTQTNDFLQPLDRNRKVFFASILAVFTLGLVVIFTFYRNYYRNIRLLERKFSQVEQGHHNTRITENTGKEFYSLFKSFNHMVTEIQDLFVSLKTETELRRRAELQQLQAQINPHFLYNSLFFIMSVAQFSPDSVMRMSKHLAEYYRYLTKLDRHKVTLESELQFAEHFLIIMALSKKMEYSIDLPQELSSLPLMPLIIQPVVENAIQHGIEGQQGAHRVTIDVKQTENAITIKVSDDGKGLSLEDIRSLEARLESDAPPEGIKGVGLWNVNRRLKNTYGEHSGLHFTTNDWGGLSVLLFISIPDMKGDNECDY; the protein is encoded by the coding sequence ATGATCCGAAAAATGTATATGAAGCGATTCATCTATTTCTTTGTTTTTTTTCTGTTGCTGACATTGAGTTTGTTTTTCGTAATGAACCGCTTGAGCTCCAATACCCTTGAGGATAATCTGATCGGCGCTTCCAAAAACCAGCTTGATTATGTGACAGGTATTCTGGACGGGATTATATACGAGGCTAATATGTACGGGGTGCAGTATGCAGCCGATAGTGATGTCCGCTTTTATCAGAGACATGTTATCGAGTTAAGCAATTATGATTCCCAAATGAAGAAAAACGACATCGTTGATCGCCTTCGTCAAACACTCCTATCCAGTCGATCAATCGAATCCATCGGCATCTACTGGAAGTCTGAAGAAACGTTTCTGTCCACCAACAGTACGCCGGAAGCGAGACTTCCGTTCAAGGATGTTCATCAGCGAGGATGGCAAATTGTAGGCAACAGCTTGTATTATTTCGCCCTATACCCCTACATCCAAAAATCGGGTCTATCTGAACCGACTCAGTATGTTGTTGGCGTAAAGCTGAATACCGATTATTTGAAGAATCTGCTGAGAAAGGCTGTGAATAACGACAGCTCGAACGCTTTTTTCTGGTTTAATACCGAGCAGCTATGGAGTGAAAAAGAAGTCGATCACGATCTGTTGAAAGCGGTTACCGATATGCTGTCTCCACAGACGGATGTCACTTTAAAGTATGATTATCATACCAAATCGGACGATTACTATGTTCTTTCACGTTATATCGAATCAATCGACGCCTATCTGATTACATACACGCAGACGAATGATTTCCTGCAACCGCTTGACCGTAACCGTAAAGTATTCTTTGCCAGCATTTTAGCTGTGTTTACACTTGGTTTGGTTGTGATTTTTACGTTCTACCGGAACTATTACCGTAATATCCGTTTGTTGGAGCGGAAGTTCTCACAGGTCGAACAAGGTCATCACAATACACGTATCACTGAAAATACGGGCAAAGAGTTCTATAGTTTGTTTAAAAGTTTTAACCATATGGTTACCGAAATTCAGGATCTGTTCGTATCCTTGAAAACCGAAACCGAACTAAGACGACGTGCGGAACTTCAACAACTCCAAGCTCAGATTAATCCTCATTTTTTGTACAACAGTTTGTTTTTCATCATGTCAGTGGCTCAGTTCTCACCTGATTCTGTCATGCGCATGAGCAAACATCTGGCTGAATATTATCGTTATTTAACCAAGTTGGACCGGCATAAAGTCACACTCGAAAGCGAGCTTCAGTTCGCGGAACATTTCCTGATTATTATGGCTCTGAGCAAAAAAATGGAATACAGCATTGATCTGCCGCAAGAACTGTCCTCCCTTCCCCTTATGCCGCTGATCATCCAGCCCGTGGTTGAAAATGCGATTCAACATGGAATTGAAGGACAACAAGGTGCCCATCGGGTAACGATTGATGTCAAACAGACAGAGAATGCGATAACGATCAAGGTCTCCGATGATGGAAAAGGTCTTTCGCTGGAGGATATCCGCAGCCTGGAGGCTCGACTTGAGAGTGATGCCCCACCTGAAGGAATTAAAGGCGTAGGGCTCTGGAATGTGAATCGACGTCTGAAAAATACGTACGGCGAACATAGCGGGTTACATTTTACTACGAATGATTGGGGCGGCTTGTCCGTCCTGCTGTTCATCAGCATTCCCGATATGAAAGGAGATAACGAATGCGATTATTAA